The proteins below are encoded in one region of Juglans microcarpa x Juglans regia isolate MS1-56 chromosome 4D, Jm3101_v1.0, whole genome shotgun sequence:
- the LOC121259147 gene encoding transcription factor bHLH18-like produces MEISSAKWISELTVEDPNYFSHQYDLNPFDYSLDGLDDHDFQSISAESYSSYPVLKTPKSIHNFNVGVGENIPQIGMDPRPAKLLKTSSWNSFSTDRIASKAPASSSSSQLISFENSNSPPASYQQFYGLDCTMKPKNEAGSDHGNRSFPNLISEKPTSKMQNCSPKQEQFPKRVGSTTRTPLHAQDHVIAERKRREKLSQRFIALSAIVPGLKKMDKASVLGDAIKYLKQLQERVEILEEQTAKKTMETVVFVKKTRISADDDTSTSDENSDSHSDEPLPEVEARLSEKNVLIRIYCEKRKGCTAKILSEIEKLHLTITTSSILPFGNSTVDMTVVAQMDVDFCMTGKDLVRNLRQALLKLM; encoded by the exons ATGGAAATCTCGTCAGCCAAATGGATATCAGAACTG ACAGTGGAGGACCCCAATTATTTCAGCCATCAATACGACTTGAACCCTTTCGATTACTCACTCGATGGTCTTGATGATCATGATTTTCAATCTATTTCTGCTGAGAGCTACTCATCTTATCCAGTTCTCAAAACTCCCAAAAGCATACACAACTTTAATGTTGGGGTGGGAGAAAATATTCCTCAGATCGGCATGGATCCGAGACCGGCAAAACTGCTCAAGACTAGCAGTTGGAACTCTTTCAGCACCGACCGTATTGCTTCGAAGGCTCCAGCTTCTTCCTCCTCGTCGCAGTTGATTTCTTTCGAGAACTCGAACTCACCTCCCGCCTCTTATCAGCAATTTTATGGTCTAGACTGCACCATGAAACCAAAGAACGAGGCGGGTTCTGATCATGGCAATAGGAGTTTCCCAAATTTGATTTCTGAGAAGCCCACCTCTAAGATGCAAAATTGTTCACCAAAACAAGAGCAGTTCCCCAAGAGGGTTGGTTCAACGACTAGAACTCCATTACATGCCCAAGATCACGTAATAGCGGAGAGAAAGCGCCGAGAAAAGCTCAGCCAGAGGTTCATAGCACTTTCAGCCATTGTTCCTGGCCTAAAGAAG ATGGACAAGGCTTCTGTCCTGGGAGACGCTATTAAGTACTTGAAACAGCTACAAGAACGAGTGGAGATACTCGAAGAGCAGACTGCAAAGAAAACAATGGAAACGGtggtttttgtgaagaagaCTCGGATCTCGGCCGATGATGACACCTCTACATCTGATGAGAACTCCGACAGCCACTCCGACGAGCCACTCCCTGAAGTTGAAGCTAGACTTTCGGAGAAGAATGTGCTCATTAGAATCTATTGTGAGAAACGCAAAGGATGTACCGCAAAGATACTAAGTGAAATAGAGAAACTTCACCTAACTATCACAACAAGCAGCATCTTGCCATTTGGAAATTCCACAGTTGATATGACTGTTGTCGCTCAG ATGGACGTTGATTTCTGCATGACAGGGAAAGATCTGGTGAGAAACCTACGACAGGCTTTGCTGAAACTCATGTGA